GGGCCTGTACCTGGAGCTGCAGGACTTCAACCACGGCCTCGCCGGGATCCTGGCCCCCGCGATCCTCGGCACGGCCGCGTCGGGATACCTGCAGGCAACGGGCGGATCGGGTGTGCTGGCCGGCGCCGCGGGCGCCCTGCGCCAGGGCGGTGGATCCGCCGGTGGCGGTGCCGGTGCCGCCGGCGGCTCGACGTCGGGCGTCATGGGCGTCCTGGGCACCATCGGTCCTGCGGGGATCGCCGCCGGCGCCGCGGCCAGTGTCGTCCTGATCGCCGGAGCGGCAGCGCTGATCTCGGTCGACTCGCCCCCGGCCCTCGAGACCACCACCCAGGCCTCGCGGCCCGGGTTGTCCACGCTTCCTGGCGAGGGTCCGTTCGACCCCGCTCCCCCGGTCGTCGGACCCGTCCTGGACCCCGACGTGTGGCAGGACGCCCCCGACGGCTCCGACGAGTCGCAGGACTCACCACCGGACGACACGCCACCGGACCAGACCATGCCGCAGGAGCCGTTCCCGGACGTGGAGTTCCCGCTGCCGACGGACGAGCCCACCGCCGGGCACGACGATCCCGCGCCACAGCCCACCGACCCCGCGTCGCAGCCGACCAACGAGCCGACGCCGGAACCGACCACGATCCCGACGCCGGACCCGACCACCGAGCCGACCAACGAGCCGAGCACGGAACCGACTGAGGAACCCACGACGGAACCGACTGAGGAACCCACGACGGAACCGACTGAGGAACCCACCAGCCCGGCGACCTCGGACCCCACCGACGAGCCCACCAGCCCGCCGACGACGGACCCGACCACCGAGCCCACCAGCCCGCCGACCTCGGAGCCCACACCGGACCCGACCACCGAGCCGACCACGGAGCCGACCACCGAGCCGACGACGGACCCGACGACGGAGCCCACCACGTCGCCGACCTCGGACCCGACGCCTGAGCCGACGACCATCCCCACGCCCGAGCCGACCACGGAACCGACGACTCAGCCCACCAGCGAGCCGACGACGGAACCCACCACGGAACCGACCACCGAGCCGACGACTCAGCCCACCAGCGAGCCGACGACGGAACCGACCACGGAACCGACGACAGCGCCCACGACGGAACCGACCACGCAACCCACCACGGAACCGACCACCGAGCCGACCACGCAGCCCACCACGGAACCGACCACCGAGCCGACGACGGAGCCGACCACGGAACCGACGACAGCGCCCACGACGGAACCGACCACCGAGCCGACGACAGCGCCCACGACGGAACCGACCACGCAACCCACCACCGAGCCGACCACGGAACCGACCACCGAGCCGACGACGCAACCCACCACCGAGCCGACCACGGAACCGACCACCGAGCCGACGACTGAGCCGACGACGGACCCGACCACCGAGCCGACGCCGAGCCCTGTCGACTCCTCGGTCTCGGGCCTGGCGCGGGTGGGCTTCTTCTCGGTGAACCTCGACTTCCGCGTCGGACGCGGTGCCGTGGCGGGACAGCGGGTCGTCGTCCGAGTCGACTTCACCGGCGGACTTCCCGACGTCGAGCTCGTCACCGGGTGGACGAAGGGCTGGGACTGCGAGCGCGCGTCCGCCTTCAGCGCGCAGATCACCTGCACCCACCAGGTCTCCGCCGACCGCTCGGTCCCCAGCCTGCGACTCGGCACCCTGACGCCGTTCCCCACGGGCACGTTCACGGTCACGAGCGCCGGGGACAGCATGTGGGGCGCCTTCGGGAGTTGAGCGTCGCCTCGGCACCGACGCCGTCCTGCGGCATGATGAACCCATGACTCTCCTGCGTGTGGTGGCCCGTCCGATGTTGGCGACGATGTTCATCTCCGGCGGGGTGATGGCGTTGCGCAAGCCCGACGCGCTGGCCGCGAAGACGCAGCCGGTCGCCGACGTCCTGCGCAAGGTGGCGCCCCAGGCCCACCTGTCGGCCAAGAACCTCGTCCGTCTGAACGCGCTCGTCCACATCACGGCCGGCGGGACGCTGGCCACCGGCCGGCTGCCGCGGACGTCCGCCCTCGTCCTGGCGGCCACCATGCCCGCCACGACCGTCACGGGTCACCCCTTCTGGAACGAGACCGACCCCGTGGCCAAGCGGAACCAGTTCACGCACTTCATGAAGAACGTCTCGCTGACGGGTGGCCTGCTGCTGTCGACGCTCGACCCCGAGCCGCACAAGCCGTGGCTGGGCTCGCGTGCCGCTCGTCGCGCCGTCGCGGCCAAGGACACCGTCGTCGACCAGATCAGCGACTTGCGAGGATGACCGACTGGCGTGCCCCGCGGGTGGCAGGCGCGGTCCACTCCGACGTCCTGCTCCCCGGCTCGAAGTCCCAGACCAACCGGGCACTCGTCCTGGCCGCGATCTCCGACGGCCCCAGCGTCGTCAGACTCCCCCTGGTCGCCCGCGACACCGAGCTCATGGCCTCGGCCCTGGTGTCCCTCGGCGCGCGGATCGACCGCGGCGAGGACCGGTGGACGGTCGAGCCGATCACTCCCGTCGAGTCGGCGACGGTCGACTGCGGTCTCGCCGGCACCGTCATGCGCTTCGTCCCGCCGGTCGCCGCGCTCGGCACGGGACCCGTGCGCTTCGACGGTGACCCCCGGGCCCGCGAGCGGCCCATGGGCACCACGATCTCCAGCCTGCGCGACCTGGGCGTGCAGATCGACGACGACGGCCGCTCGACCCTGCCCTTCACCGTGCACGGCGCCGGCGAGGTCCGCGGCGGGCCGCTGACCGTCGACGCCTCGGCCTCGAGCCAGTTCGTGTCCGCCCTGCTGCTGGTCGCCCCGCGCTTCCGCGAAGGCCTGGACCTGCGGCACGAGGGTGGGTCGCTGCCCTCGTTGCCCCACGTCGCCATGACAGTCACCGAGCTGCGCCGCCGCGGGATCGTCGTCGACGAGTCCCCCGGTCGGTGGCAGGTCCATCCGGGCCCCGTCAAGGCGCTGGACGTCACCATCGAGCCCGATCTGTCCAACGCCGGCCCCTTCGTCGCCGCCGCCCTGGCGACCGCGGGCCGCGTCCGGGTGCGCCACTGGCCCGAGCAGACCGACCAGGCCGGTGACGCCTGGCGCGACCTCGCCGCGGCCTTCGGCGGCACGGCCGCACGCGACGGGGACGACCTGGTCTTCACCGGACCGGACCGGCTGCGCGGTGTCCAGCTCGACCTGCACGACGTCGGCGAGCTCACTCCGGTGGTGGCCGCGCTGGCCGCCCTGGCGGACACCCCCAGCACCCTGACCGGCATCGCCCACCTGCGCGGCCACGAGACCGACCGGCTCGCGGCCCTGGCCACCGAGATCAACCGGCTCGGCGGCCGGGTCGAGGAGCGGGAGGACGGACTCGTGATCTCGCCCGCTCCGTTGCACGGCGGCTCCTTCGCCACCTACGAGGACCACCGCATGGCGCACGCCGGGGCGGTCATCGGACTGCGCGTCGACGACGTCACGGTCGAGAACATCGGCACCACGGCCAAGACCTACCCGGGCTTCGCCGACGACTGGATGCGAGCGGTGTCGTGAGGGACGAGCACGACCAGTACGAGCGGCCCCGTCGCCGCACCCGGCCCCGCACGAAGGACCGGCCGGACTACTCCGACGCCGTCGTGGCCATCGTCACCACCGTCGACCGCGGTCGCTACACGCTGCTGCTCGAGGACGGCACCGTCGTCACCGCGATGAAGTCGCGTCCCCTGGGGCGCCAGGGCGTCGTCGTGGGCGACGAGGTCCGCATCGTCGGCGACGTGTCCGGCGCACCGGGCAGCCTCGCGCGCATCGTGGAGGTGCTCGAGCGGCGGACCGTGCTGCGGCGCAGCGCCGACGACGACGATCCGATCGAGCGCGTCGTCGTGGCCAACGCCGACCAGCTGGTGATCGTCACCGCGCTGGCCGACCCGCCCCCGCGTCCGGGTCTGATCGATCGCTGCCTGGTGGCGGCGTACGACGCGGGCATGGACCCCGCCGTGTGCCTGACCAAGGCAGACCTGGCACCGGCCGAGGACGTCGTGGCGCAGCTCGCGCCGCTGGACGTGCGCATCGTGACCACCCGCCTCGACGGCGACCTCGACGACCTGCGCGACCTGCTGCGCGACCGCACCAGCGTGTTGATCGGCCACAGTGGCGTGGGCAAGTCCACGCTCGTCAACGCCCTCGTCCCGGACGCACACCGCACGACCAGCCACGTCAACGTGGTCACCGGCCGCGGCCGGCACACCTCGACCTCGGCGATGATCCTGCAGCTGCCCTTCGGGGGCCGGATCGTCGACACCCCCGGGTTCCGCTCCTTCGGGCTCGCGCACGTCGACATCGAGCGGATCCTGCGCGCCTTCGCGGACCTGAACACCGCCGCACGGGACTGCCCGCGTGGTTGCACGCACCTGGCCGAGGAGCCCGAGTGCGCCCTGGACACGGCCGCTGCGAACGGCGAGATCGACCCGGCGCGCCTCCAGTCGTTCCGCCGGATCATGGCCAGTCGCTCGCTCGCCGACGAGTACTGACCGGGACGCGGGCGCCAGACCGTAGGCTGACCCCATGGCCAACCCGTACCTCGACGACCTGCGACTGGCCCACGTCCTGGCCGACTCCGCGGACAACCTCAGCATGGACCGCTTCGGCGCCCTCGACCTCGAGGTCTCGACGAAGCCGGACATGACGTACGTGACGGAGTCCGACCGTGCCGTCGAAGACGCGATCCGGCGCACGCTGAAGACCTCGCGCGGGCGCGACATCGTGCTGGGCGAGGAGTCCGGCGAGATCGAGGGGACGTCCGAGAACGCCGAACGGCGCTGGATCGTCGATCCGATCGACGGCACCTCCAACTTCGTCCGTGGCGTCCCGGTGTGGGCCACCCTGATCGCCCTCGAGGAGGCCGGCGAGATCGTCGTCGGCTGCGTCTCGGCGCCGGCCCTCGGCCGCCGCTGGTGGGCGATGAAGGGCGACGGCGCGCACACCGGCAAGTCCTTCCGCCAGACCCGCCCCATCCACGTGTCGGCCGTGCGCGAGCTGACCGCCGCGTCGATGTCGTACTCCTCGGCGCCCAGCTGGGACCAGATCAACCGCCAGGGCGAGTTCGACGCGCTGCTGCGCCAGTGCTGGCGCACCCGGGCCTACGGCGACTTCTGGTCGTACATGCTCGTGGCCGAGGGCGCGGTCGACATCGCCGCCGAGCCCGAGCTCAACCTGTGGGACATGGCTGCGCTCGACATCATCGTGCGCGAGGCCGGCGGCCAGTTCACGAGCCTGGCCGGCGAGCCCGGACCGTGGGGTGCCAACGCCATCGCGACCAACGGCCGGCTGCACGACGCGGTCATGGCGTACCTGGGTCACTTCCCCGACCACGACTCGGTGTGGGCGGACGAGTCGGGCGACTCCGCCGACGAGCCCGTCGCCGACAACGTCACGCGCCTGCGCTTCAACCGCGACGACTGACGACTGAGTCCCACCCGCGAGACGGGCCCTGCGCTTCGGCTGTGATCAGAGTTACACTGCCGAGCAACCTAGGAGGCCACATGCGCGTACGCGACGTCCTCACTGCCAAGGGCAGTGCCACCGTCCTGACCATCTCGCCCGATGCCACGGTGGACGAGTTGCTGGACATGCTCGCCGAGCACAACATCGGCGCCCTGGTGGTCAGCACCGACGGCCGCTCGATGGGCGGGATCGTCTCCGAGCGCGACGTCGTTCGCAAGCTGCGAGGGCTCGAGAACCCGCGCTCGGCCACGGTCTCGCAGATCATGACCACCGACGTCCGCGTGTGCGGGCCCGAGGACTCCTTCGGCTCGTTGATGAGCACGATGACCGACCACCGGGTGCGGCACGTGCCGGTGCTCGAGAACGACGAGGTCGTCGGGCTCCTCAGCATCGGGGACGCCGTGAAGTTCCGGATGGACCAGCTGGAGTTCGAGCGCGACCAGCTCTCGAACTACGTGCAGGGCTGAGTCCGGCCCCCGCCCCACCGAGGTCGTCGGCGCGTCGACCTATCGTTGACGTGTCGACGACGACCGTCGTCGTCCCGAACCGAGAGGGGACGATCATGCATCGCACCGAGCACCGGCCTGCCGGGCGCCCCGGTCACCCCCACCGCTCGCGGCGCGGCGGCCCGCGCGACTTCGAGTGGGAGCTCGGTCCCGGCCGCACGGGCCGCGGCGGACGGCGTGGCCGCAAGGGCGGCGACGTGCGCGCGGCCGCCCTGCTGCTCCTGGCCGAGGCTCCCGCCCACGGCTACAGCCTGATCCAGCAGATCGCCGCGCGCAGCGACGGCGCCTGGTCCCCCACCCCCGGGTCGATCTATCCCGTCCTGCAGCAGCTGGAGGACGAGGGTCTGATCGAGTTCGAGCGGGTCGAGGGCCGCAAGACCGCCAGCCTGACCGACACCGGAGCGGCGTACGTCGAGGAGAACCGCGATGCGCTCGGCGAGCCCTGGGACGCCGAGCAGCTCGGTCGCGGCATCCCCGCGGAGTCCGCGGCGCTCAACACCGCCCTCAGGTCGCTCATGTCCGCGGCACGCCACGTCATGACCGACGGCTCCCCCGCGCATCAGGCCCAGGCGGCCGCGATCGTGGCCGACGCGCGTCGCCGGCTCTACGGCCTGCTCGCCGACGATGAGTCCTGACCGGCCGGTCGTCCGACTCCCCGAGTCCGAGCTGACCTGGCGCTTCAGCCGCTCGTCCGGCCCGGGCGGCCAGCACGTCAACACCACCGAGACCCGCGCCGAGGTCCTCTGGTCCCCCACCGACAGCAGCGTCCTCACGCCCGAGCAGAAGGCGCGCGTCGTCGCGCGGCTGCGCGGGCGGCTCGTCGACGGTCACCTGTCCGTCGTCGCGTCGGCGCACCGGTCGCAGCTGCGCAACCGCGAGGACGCCGTGCGGCGTCTGGAGGGGCTGGTCGCGGAGGCCCTGCGTCCCGTGAAGAGCCGCCGGCCCACGCGCCCCACCCGCGGGTCCGTCGAACGGCGACTCGACGCCAAGAAACGGCGCAGCCAGATCAAGCGCGGCCGCCGCGAGTGGTGACCCATCCCTCGGGTCCGGCGGCGGTAACGTGCCGTCATGGATCACGCCGGCACGCTCCTCTCGCTGGCCGCCGTGGCCGCCCACTTCGCGATCAACATCGCGGCCATCGGCATCATCCCTGAGGGGCGTCGCCCGCAGACGGCCATGGCGTGGCTCATCCTGATCGCCTTCGCGCCGTTCGTCGGCGCACTCGCCTTCCTGCTCTTCGGCAGTGCCCGCATCGGTCATCACCGCCGCCGCGAGCTGACCACCGCCAACCGCGTGATCGCCCGCGAGACCGAGGCACTCACGGCTCCCGCCCCGGCCGACGCACCGGACTACGTCGAGCCCATCGTGCAGCTGAACCACCGGCTGGCCTCGATGCCGTTGACGGCCGGGAACCACGTCACGCTGCTGCCGGACTACCAGGAGTCGATCGACGAGATGATCGCGGCCATCGATGAGGCCCGCGAGCGCGTCCACGTCGAGTTCTACATCATGGCGCTCGACGAGATGACGACGCCGTTCTTCGACGCGCTCGACCGGGCGACGGCGCGTGGGGTGGTCGTCCGGCTGCTCTTCGATCACCTCGGCACACGCCGCATCAACGGGTACCGCGAGCTCAAGCGACGCCTGGCCGCCTCCGACATCGACTGGCACCTGATGATGCCGCTGTTGCCACTGCGGGGCCGCTTCCGCCGGCCCGACCTGCGCAACCACCGCAAGCTGCTGGTCGTGGACGACGTCGTCGGGTTCACCGGGTCGCTGAACCTGACCCACCCCTCGTACGGCAAGCCGAAGAACCGCCGGATCGGCCGCGAGTGGGTCGAGCTGTGGTGCCGGCTCGAGGGCCCCGTGGTGGCCACGATCGATGCGCTGTTCAGCGCCGACTGGGCCCTCGAGACCGGGGAGGTGCTCGACATCGCGACCCACGAGGTCGAGCAGACGCCGCACTCGCCCCGGGACGTGGTGGGCGTGGCCGTCCAGCTGATCCCCAGCGGGCCCGGGTTCGAGGAGGAGAACAACCTGCGCCTGTTCACCTCGTTGCTCTACAACGCCCGCCACCGCATCTCGCTGACCAGTCCGTACTTCGTGCCGGACGAGACGCTGCTGTATGCCGTCACCACGGCCGCGCAGCGCGGCGTCGACATCGAGCTGTTCGTCAGCGAGCAGGCCGACCAGTTCATGGTGGGGCACGCGCAGGCGTCGTACTACCGCGAGCTGCTCGAGGCCGGCGTCCGGATCTGGCTCTACCCGGCCCCGCTGGTGCTGCACGCGAAGCACCTCAGCATCGACGACGACGTCGCCGTCCTGGGCACGAGCAACATGGACATGCGCTCGTTCGCACTGAACTACGAGATGACCCTGATGCTGCCGGACGCGTCGGTCGTCGAGCGGATCAGGCAGGTCGAGGACGCCTACCGCGCGAAGTCACGCGAGCTGACGATCGAGGAGTGGACGCGACGCCCCGCGCACCTGCGGTTCGTCGACAACGCGATGCGCCTCACGGCGACGTTGCAGTGACCCTCAGGCCGGGCGACCGAAGACCTGCGCGGTCCACGTGTGCCCCCGGGCGTCCTTCGCCACGCCGATCCCCAGCCGCGTGTACTTGCGGCTGAGCATGTTGTGACGGTGCCCCGGCGAGTCCAGCCACGCCCGGATGTTCGACCGAGGCGTCCGGTAGCCGTGCGCCACGTTCTCGCCGACGGCGCGCGCGTTGCACTGTCGCAACACCACCGAGAGGTCCTGGTGGAACATCCGCTGCTGCTTCGCCATCCGGCGGGCCTGGCGCTGGGCGTAGCGGTCGAGACACGCGTGGAAGCGCAGCTTCCTCAGGTGGTGCGCCTGGCGCGAGCGGTTCGTCTGGTCGTGCAGCCGCTGGTCGAACGTGGTCGCCGAGACCGCCGCCGAGGCCGGAGCAGACGGAACCGCGGCCAGTGCCGTGGCCATGACTAGGGCGACGAGGATCCGGCGCATGACTACCTCCCGAGTGTCAGGAGGTCATCGTAGTCACATGTGATGCGTTTCACACCACCTGTTTGAACTACGTCAGGTGCCGGAGTAGCCGTTCAGCAGTGCGTAGAAGACGAGCGCGGCCACCGCCGCGGCGGTCAGACCCGCTCCGGCACCGACGACCACCCGGTGTCCGAGCCGGTGTCCCTCACCGGCGATCGCCGGGACGAACACCCACAGCAACGCCCCCACGACGACCATGAGGAGCACGAAGACCGGCAGGATCGCGCCCTCGTTCGTCTCGTCGAACACGGCGGCGGTCGCGGGGAACAGCCCCAGTGCGAGCAGGAGCAGGACGCCGGCGATGGCGATCCGGCGGTAGCCCCGGCGCTCCGAAGGTGAGTACGAGTCGTCCATGGCCCCGAACCTACTGGCCCCGGACGCGGTCGCGCACCTGCGAGAGGCGCCCGGGTGAGGCACGATCGAACAGAGCGAAGGAGGCCATCATGACCATCGACCCGGAGCAGCCCCAGACCCCCGCCGAGCCGGACCTGATCCCCACGGCCGAGCCCGCCGACGCCGCCGAGCAGCAGCGCGACGCCTGGGACGACGAGGACGACGACGACGTCGTCCCGGACGCAGAACGGTCGGTGCCGTTGGACGAGGACGAGTCGACCGAGTGACGACCGGTCAGACCATGCCGCTGGAGCCGAGCAGCCGGCCGATCAGGTAGGTCAGGGCCAGCGCCAGGGCGCCACCCACGACGAGCCGCACGGCGGCTCGGCGCCGGTCCCCGCCCCCGATGCGGGCCGAGATCGTCCCGGTCAGCGCGAGCGCCACCAGCACCGTCGCGAAGGTGACCGCGAGCCTCGCGTCCAGTCCCGTGGCCAGCATCGCCACGAGCGGCAGCAGACCGCCGGCCGTGAACGCCACGGCCGAGGAGAACGCCGCGCTCCACGGGCTGATCAGGTCGTCGGCGTCGATGCCCAGCTCGACCTCGAGGTGCGCGGCGAGGGCGTCGTGCTCGGTCATCTCGCGGGCCGCCTGACGGGCCGTCGCCTCGGCGATACCTCGCTCCTGCAACATCTGGGTGAGCTCCTCGAGCTCGCCCTCGGGGTCCTCACGCAGCTCCCGGCTCTCCAGCCCGATCATGTGCCGCTCGCTGTCGCGCTGACTGCTGACCGAGACGTACTCCCCCAGCGCCATCGAGACCGCGCCGCCGACCAGGGCCGCCGTCCCTGCGGTCGCGATCGCCCCGGTGTCGCTCGTGGCGCCGGCCACGCCCACGACGAGGG
Above is a window of Aeromicrobium senzhongii DNA encoding:
- a CDS encoding sigma-70 family RNA polymerase sigma factor; this translates as MGDERSDADLLSAVRAGDQAAYGELYGRHQVAAMRLARQLMRGPDADDLVAEAFTKVLVTIQKGGGPEESFRAYLLTAVRRLHVDRIRAVTRERPTDDQFELDGRVDFVDTAELGFERTTTAEAFASLPERWQMVLWHLDVEGQKPADIAPMLGMSANSVSALAYRAREGLRQAYLQKHLVPATTPECQFAIGNLGAFVRGGLSRRDSGKVQRHIDECRGCMGLYLELQDFNHGLAGILAPAILGTAASGYLQATGGSGVLAGAAGALRQGGGSAGGGAGAAGGSTSGVMGVLGTIGPAGIAAGAAASVVLIAGAAALISVDSPPALETTTQASRPGLSTLPGEGPFDPAPPVVGPVLDPDVWQDAPDGSDESQDSPPDDTPPDQTMPQEPFPDVEFPLPTDEPTAGHDDPAPQPTDPASQPTNEPTPEPTTIPTPDPTTEPTNEPSTEPTEEPTTEPTEEPTTEPTEEPTSPATSDPTDEPTSPPTTDPTTEPTSPPTSEPTPDPTTEPTTEPTTEPTTDPTTEPTTSPTSDPTPEPTTIPTPEPTTEPTTQPTSEPTTEPTTEPTTEPTTQPTSEPTTEPTTEPTTAPTTEPTTQPTTEPTTEPTTQPTTEPTTEPTTEPTTEPTTAPTTEPTTEPTTAPTTEPTTQPTTEPTTEPTTEPTTQPTTEPTTEPTTEPTTEPTTDPTTEPTPSPVDSSVSGLARVGFFSVNLDFRVGRGAVAGQRVVVRVDFTGGLPDVELVTGWTKGWDCERASAFSAQITCTHQVSADRSVPSLRLGTLTPFPTGTFTVTSAGDSMWGAFGS
- a CDS encoding DoxX family protein, which codes for MTLLRVVARPMLATMFISGGVMALRKPDALAAKTQPVADVLRKVAPQAHLSAKNLVRLNALVHITAGGTLATGRLPRTSALVLAATMPATTVTGHPFWNETDPVAKRNQFTHFMKNVSLTGGLLLSTLDPEPHKPWLGSRAARRAVAAKDTVVDQISDLRG
- the aroA gene encoding 3-phosphoshikimate 1-carboxyvinyltransferase — translated: MTDWRAPRVAGAVHSDVLLPGSKSQTNRALVLAAISDGPSVVRLPLVARDTELMASALVSLGARIDRGEDRWTVEPITPVESATVDCGLAGTVMRFVPPVAALGTGPVRFDGDPRARERPMGTTISSLRDLGVQIDDDGRSTLPFTVHGAGEVRGGPLTVDASASSQFVSALLLVAPRFREGLDLRHEGGSLPSLPHVAMTVTELRRRGIVVDESPGRWQVHPGPVKALDVTIEPDLSNAGPFVAAALATAGRVRVRHWPEQTDQAGDAWRDLAAAFGGTAARDGDDLVFTGPDRLRGVQLDLHDVGELTPVVAALAALADTPSTLTGIAHLRGHETDRLAALATEINRLGGRVEEREDGLVISPAPLHGGSFATYEDHRMAHAGAVIGLRVDDVTVENIGTTAKTYPGFADDWMRAVS
- the rsgA gene encoding ribosome small subunit-dependent GTPase A, whose protein sequence is MRDEHDQYERPRRRTRPRTKDRPDYSDAVVAIVTTVDRGRYTLLLEDGTVVTAMKSRPLGRQGVVVGDEVRIVGDVSGAPGSLARIVEVLERRTVLRRSADDDDPIERVVVANADQLVIVTALADPPPRPGLIDRCLVAAYDAGMDPAVCLTKADLAPAEDVVAQLAPLDVRIVTTRLDGDLDDLRDLLRDRTSVLIGHSGVGKSTLVNALVPDAHRTTSHVNVVTGRGRHTSTSAMILQLPFGGRIVDTPGFRSFGLAHVDIERILRAFADLNTAARDCPRGCTHLAEEPECALDTAAANGEIDPARLQSFRRIMASRSLADEY
- the hisN gene encoding histidinol-phosphatase, which gives rise to MANPYLDDLRLAHVLADSADNLSMDRFGALDLEVSTKPDMTYVTESDRAVEDAIRRTLKTSRGRDIVLGEESGEIEGTSENAERRWIVDPIDGTSNFVRGVPVWATLIALEEAGEIVVGCVSAPALGRRWWAMKGDGAHTGKSFRQTRPIHVSAVRELTAASMSYSSAPSWDQINRQGEFDALLRQCWRTRAYGDFWSYMLVAEGAVDIAAEPELNLWDMAALDIIVREAGGQFTSLAGEPGPWGANAIATNGRLHDAVMAYLGHFPDHDSVWADESGDSADEPVADNVTRLRFNRDD
- a CDS encoding CBS domain-containing protein, producing the protein MRVRDVLTAKGSATVLTISPDATVDELLDMLAEHNIGALVVSTDGRSMGGIVSERDVVRKLRGLENPRSATVSQIMTTDVRVCGPEDSFGSLMSTMTDHRVRHVPVLENDEVVGLLSIGDAVKFRMDQLEFERDQLSNYVQG
- a CDS encoding PadR family transcriptional regulator; translated protein: MSTTTVVVPNREGTIMHRTEHRPAGRPGHPHRSRRGGPRDFEWELGPGRTGRGGRRGRKGGDVRAAALLLLAEAPAHGYSLIQQIAARSDGAWSPTPGSIYPVLQQLEDEGLIEFERVEGRKTASLTDTGAAYVEENRDALGEPWDAEQLGRGIPAESAALNTALRSLMSAARHVMTDGSPAHQAQAAAIVADARRRLYGLLADDES
- the arfB gene encoding alternative ribosome rescue aminoacyl-tRNA hydrolase ArfB, which codes for MSPDRPVVRLPESELTWRFSRSSGPGGQHVNTTETRAEVLWSPTDSSVLTPEQKARVVARLRGRLVDGHLSVVASAHRSQLRNREDAVRRLEGLVAEALRPVKSRRPTRPTRGSVERRLDAKKRRSQIKRGRREW
- the cls gene encoding cardiolipin synthase, with the translated sequence MDHAGTLLSLAAVAAHFAINIAAIGIIPEGRRPQTAMAWLILIAFAPFVGALAFLLFGSARIGHHRRRELTTANRVIARETEALTAPAPADAPDYVEPIVQLNHRLASMPLTAGNHVTLLPDYQESIDEMIAAIDEARERVHVEFYIMALDEMTTPFFDALDRATARGVVVRLLFDHLGTRRINGYRELKRRLAASDIDWHLMMPLLPLRGRFRRPDLRNHRKLLVVDDVVGFTGSLNLTHPSYGKPKNRRIGREWVELWCRLEGPVVATIDALFSADWALETGEVLDIATHEVEQTPHSPRDVVGVAVQLIPSGPGFEEENNLRLFTSLLYNARHRISLTSPYFVPDETLLYAVTTAAQRGVDIELFVSEQADQFMVGHAQASYYRELLEAGVRIWLYPAPLVLHAKHLSIDDDVAVLGTSNMDMRSFALNYEMTLMLPDASVVERIRQVEDAYRAKSRELTIEEWTRRPAHLRFVDNAMRLTATLQ
- a CDS encoding CAP domain-containing protein → MRRILVALVMATALAAVPSAPASAAVSATTFDQRLHDQTNRSRQAHHLRKLRFHACLDRYAQRQARRMAKQQRMFHQDLSVVLRQCNARAVGENVAHGYRTPRSNIRAWLDSPGHRHNMLSRKYTRLGIGVAKDARGHTWTAQVFGRPA
- a CDS encoding VIT1/CCC1 transporter family protein; amino-acid sequence: MSVDEPHVSCTSQKLNRLRAGVLGANDGIVSVASLVVGVAGATSDTGAIATAGTAALVGGAVSMALGEYVSVSSQRDSERHMIGLESRELREDPEGELEELTQMLQERGIAEATARQAAREMTEHDALAAHLEVELGIDADDLISPWSAAFSSAVAFTAGGLLPLVAMLATGLDARLAVTFATVLVALALTGTISARIGGGDRRRAAVRLVVGGALALALTYLIGRLLGSSGMV